A part of Myxococcus landrumus genomic DNA contains:
- a CDS encoding TatD family hydrolase, whose translation MRLVDAHCHLEVKDFADVAPVLERARAAGLVHAIVVGQFHGPGQWGNALELAALHPEFLSPTLGIHPHEAARATEEDLATLDRTCARPEVRAVGEAGLDYYYDHSPREAQARIFRHQCELAVKLGKPLVVHVRDAHEDCDAILGEAKVSRGVIHCFTGDTDAARRYLDRGFFLSLSGVITYKKTEALQDAVRFAPLDRLMVETDSPYLAPVPHRGRKNEPSHVVETAKKLAELKGVALETVTEVTTANASALFNLTLR comes from the coding sequence ATGAGACTGGTGGATGCGCACTGCCACCTGGAAGTGAAGGACTTCGCGGACGTGGCCCCGGTGCTGGAGCGGGCTCGGGCCGCGGGGCTTGTCCACGCCATCGTCGTGGGGCAGTTCCACGGCCCGGGGCAGTGGGGCAACGCGCTGGAGCTGGCCGCGCTCCATCCCGAGTTCCTGTCGCCCACGCTCGGCATCCATCCGCACGAGGCCGCGCGGGCCACCGAGGAGGACCTCGCCACGCTCGACCGCACCTGTGCACGCCCCGAGGTTCGCGCGGTGGGTGAGGCGGGCCTCGACTACTACTACGACCATTCCCCGAGGGAGGCGCAGGCCCGCATCTTCCGTCACCAGTGCGAGCTCGCGGTGAAGCTGGGCAAGCCGCTCGTCGTGCACGTGCGGGACGCGCACGAGGACTGCGACGCGATTCTCGGCGAGGCGAAGGTCTCCCGAGGCGTCATCCACTGCTTCACGGGCGACACGGACGCGGCGCGGCGCTACCTGGACCGGGGCTTCTTCCTCTCGCTCTCCGGCGTCATCACCTACAAGAAGACGGAGGCGCTCCAGGACGCGGTGCGCTTCGCGCCGCTGGACCGGCTGATGGTGGAGACGGACAGCCCCTACCTCGCGCCCGTGCCGCATCGCGGGCGGAAGAACGAGCCGTCCCATGTGGTGGAGACCGCGAAGAAGCTCGCGGAGCTCAAGGGCGTGGCGCTGGAGACGGTGACGGAAGTCACCACCGCCAACGCCTCGGCCCTCTTCAACCTCACGCTGCGGTGA
- the metG gene encoding methionine--tRNA ligase: MAERTLVTSALPYANGPIHLGHAVEYIQTDIYVRFLRSCGKDVVYFCADDTHGTPIELNAAKQGLKPEEFIARFQDEHQKDFHDLDVRFDYFHSTNSPENRHYAELIYGKLKDQGDIERRNIEQTYCEKDRRFLPDRFIKGTCPNCKATDQYGDACEKCGKAYSPTDLIDPRCALCGTPPVRKSSEHLFFKLSRHADFLQAQLKKPGFLHPGLAAQLQGFFEKGLADWDISRDGPYFGFAIPGETDKYFYVWLDAPIGYIATTEKWAKETGKAKSALDYWAKDSGARIVHFIGKDIVYFHALFWPAVLEVAGLHVPNEVKVHGHLTLNGEKMSKTRGNFVSARDYLKQLDPSYLRYFYAANLGSGVEDLDLNLKDFRLRVNGELVNNVGNLANRALSLLAGPLSGTLAPGRAEGAGRTLVESVLARVPEVREAFEKLEYRNAIRVITDIASAANAFVQAQAPWALVKKDAEAARADLSDAADVVYLLGALLAPVTPRLSEKLFAQLGAPPLTFQALEGAKYPLLDRSRPIGTPEPLLPRLEEDRVNAILQASTPAPAAEVKKAEGGAKEKKAEKKPAEAAPVAASAPAAEAASGEIEYADFAKVVLKSGKVLAAEKVPKADKLLKLSVDVGEATGPRTIVSGIAEAFAPESLVGRNVVVVANLKPRSLKGIESKGMLLTAGPGGKDLSLLDPGNVPPGSDVK; this comes from the coding sequence ATGGCGGAGAGAACCCTCGTCACCAGTGCGCTTCCGTACGCGAACGGCCCCATTCACCTTGGCCACGCCGTCGAGTACATCCAGACCGATATCTACGTCCGCTTCCTCCGCTCGTGCGGCAAGGACGTCGTCTACTTCTGCGCGGACGACACACACGGCACCCCCATCGAGCTCAACGCGGCGAAGCAGGGACTCAAGCCCGAAGAGTTCATCGCCCGCTTCCAGGACGAGCACCAGAAGGACTTCCACGACCTGGATGTCCGCTTCGATTACTTCCACTCCACCAACTCGCCGGAGAACCGCCACTACGCGGAGCTCATCTACGGGAAGTTGAAGGACCAGGGAGACATCGAGCGCCGGAACATCGAGCAGACCTACTGCGAGAAGGACCGCCGGTTCCTGCCCGACCGGTTCATCAAGGGCACCTGTCCCAACTGCAAGGCGACGGACCAGTACGGCGACGCCTGCGAGAAGTGTGGCAAGGCCTACAGCCCCACGGACCTCATCGATCCGCGCTGTGCGCTCTGCGGAACGCCGCCGGTGCGCAAGTCGTCCGAGCACCTGTTCTTCAAGCTCTCGCGCCATGCCGACTTCCTCCAGGCGCAGCTGAAGAAGCCCGGCTTCCTCCATCCGGGCCTGGCCGCCCAGCTCCAGGGCTTCTTCGAGAAGGGCCTGGCGGACTGGGACATCAGCCGTGACGGTCCCTACTTCGGCTTCGCCATCCCGGGCGAGACGGACAAGTACTTCTACGTCTGGCTGGATGCGCCCATCGGCTACATCGCCACGACGGAGAAGTGGGCGAAGGAGACGGGCAAGGCGAAGAGCGCGCTCGACTACTGGGCCAAGGACAGCGGCGCGCGCATCGTCCACTTCATCGGCAAGGACATCGTCTACTTCCACGCCTTGTTCTGGCCCGCGGTGCTCGAAGTCGCCGGACTCCACGTCCCCAATGAGGTCAAGGTCCACGGGCATCTCACGCTCAATGGCGAGAAGATGTCGAAGACGCGCGGCAACTTCGTGTCGGCGCGCGACTACCTCAAGCAGTTGGACCCCAGCTACCTGCGCTACTTCTACGCGGCCAACCTGGGCTCGGGCGTGGAGGACCTGGACCTCAACCTCAAGGACTTCCGTCTGCGGGTGAACGGGGAGCTGGTCAACAACGTGGGCAACCTGGCCAACCGCGCCCTGTCGCTCCTGGCCGGGCCACTGAGTGGGACGCTGGCGCCGGGCCGTGCCGAGGGCGCGGGCCGCACGTTGGTGGAGTCCGTGCTCGCGCGAGTCCCCGAGGTTCGCGAGGCGTTCGAGAAGCTGGAGTATCGCAACGCCATCCGCGTCATCACGGACATCGCGTCCGCGGCGAATGCCTTCGTGCAGGCGCAGGCGCCTTGGGCGCTGGTGAAGAAGGACGCGGAGGCGGCTCGTGCCGACCTGTCCGACGCGGCCGATGTGGTGTACCTGCTGGGCGCGTTGCTCGCGCCGGTGACGCCTCGGTTGTCGGAGAAGCTGTTCGCGCAGCTGGGCGCGCCGCCGCTGACCTTCCAGGCGCTGGAGGGGGCGAAGTACCCGCTGCTGGACCGCAGCCGCCCCATTGGTACGCCGGAGCCGCTGTTGCCTCGACTGGAGGAGGACCGCGTCAACGCCATCCTCCAGGCGTCCACGCCCGCGCCCGCCGCCGAGGTGAAGAAGGCGGAGGGTGGGGCCAAGGAGAAGAAGGCCGAGAAGAAGCCGGCCGAGGCCGCTCCGGTCGCGGCGTCTGCTCCGGCTGCGGAGGCCGCGTCGGGAGAGATTGAGTACGCGGACTTCGCCAAGGTGGTGCTCAAGTCGGGCAAGGTGCTCGCGGCGGAGAAGGTTCCGAAGGCGGACAAGCTGCTCAAGCTCTCGGTCGACGTGGGCGAGGCGACGGGGCCGCGGACCATCGTCTCCGGCATCGCGGAGGCGTTCGCGCCCGAGTCGCTCGTGGGACGCAACGTGGTCGTCGTCGCGAACCTGAAGCCGCGCAGCCTCAAGGGCATCGAGTCGAAGGGCATGCTCCTGACGGCGGGGCCGGGTGGCAAGGACCTGTCCTTGTTGGACCCAGGCAACGTGCCGCCGGGCAGTGATGTGAAGTGA
- a CDS encoding HD domain-containing phosphohydrolase — protein MAKKLGERLIEAGLVNAGAVEQALEHQKITGHKLGDCLVELGLLQEAALLRFLAAEFQTRFVSADKLAKAKIATEVLDRLPVRLAEAQNVLPLAVDLDRKLLSVVAAEPQNKALMDEIALVTGMSEVYAYVGLRGAIAAAIRKHYYGDPTAFAALLEAASAQSSPAESTSRAGAAEHNRTSTGHRASLSFRMETDARMRMQRAGGGTQVGGKPSSTQRREPGGPRGLVSDIDYVETLGILVGLLEQDRQRHRGHSAQLARQAGIVGQRMGMPHKELAALSIAAYLHDLGKPSERHFSLASNAVNPEWKAQARAACRAPTKMFETVHLPTQVNTILAQLYEAWDGSGTPQGAKGEDITLGARILAAVDSFLELTKNPGNALGKALTKDQALEHLRTNSGVLYDPVVADIVIQLQSGELLRHRLECEGRQVLVVEPDETARGELLEAVLKQGLVAHALSTQEGAQDGLARQDCDVLVVSLRLGQQEVLDLLQQARSTPETAGLPIAVVGEPDAPTRERLLMGGASELLPPGDKAVVAKAVRALLEDRVLHNGPGRVVRGSFDELPPRELLRTLGGGKKSGKLQLRQHTLEGSLHLEGGRVVFASFGGHTGEPALQALLKLKQADFQYDPDALLLDVPQMDQDLQALAGGLTAA, from the coding sequence ATGGCGAAGAAGCTGGGTGAGCGCCTCATCGAGGCGGGGCTCGTCAACGCCGGGGCCGTGGAGCAGGCCCTGGAGCACCAGAAGATCACCGGCCACAAGCTGGGGGATTGTCTGGTGGAGCTGGGGCTCCTCCAGGAAGCGGCGTTGCTGCGCTTCCTGGCCGCGGAGTTCCAGACGCGCTTCGTGAGCGCGGACAAGCTGGCCAAGGCGAAGATCGCCACCGAGGTGCTCGACCGGCTTCCGGTGCGTCTGGCCGAGGCGCAGAACGTGCTGCCCCTGGCGGTGGACCTGGACCGCAAGCTGCTGTCCGTCGTCGCCGCCGAGCCGCAGAACAAGGCGCTGATGGACGAGATTGCCCTCGTCACGGGCATGTCGGAGGTCTACGCGTACGTGGGCCTGCGCGGCGCCATCGCCGCGGCCATCCGCAAGCACTACTACGGCGACCCCACCGCCTTCGCCGCGCTGCTGGAGGCGGCGAGCGCCCAGTCGAGCCCCGCCGAGTCCACCTCGCGCGCGGGCGCGGCCGAGCACAACCGCACCTCCACGGGCCACCGCGCCAGTCTGTCCTTCCGGATGGAGACGGACGCGCGCATGCGCATGCAGCGCGCGGGGGGCGGGACGCAGGTGGGCGGCAAGCCGTCGTCCACGCAGCGGCGCGAGCCCGGCGGACCTCGCGGGCTGGTCAGCGACATCGACTACGTGGAGACGCTGGGCATCCTCGTGGGCCTGCTGGAGCAGGACCGCCAGCGCCACCGGGGACACTCCGCGCAGCTCGCGCGGCAGGCGGGCATCGTGGGCCAGCGCATGGGCATGCCCCACAAGGAGCTGGCCGCGCTGTCCATCGCCGCGTACCTGCACGACCTGGGCAAGCCCTCCGAGCGGCACTTCTCGCTCGCGAGCAACGCCGTCAATCCCGAGTGGAAGGCCCAGGCCCGCGCGGCCTGTCGCGCGCCCACCAAGATGTTCGAGACGGTGCACCTGCCCACGCAGGTCAACACCATCCTCGCGCAGCTCTATGAAGCCTGGGATGGCTCGGGCACCCCGCAGGGCGCCAAGGGCGAGGACATCACGCTGGGGGCTCGCATCCTCGCGGCGGTGGACAGCTTCCTGGAGCTGACCAAGAACCCCGGCAACGCGCTGGGCAAGGCGCTGACGAAGGACCAGGCCCTCGAGCACCTGCGGACGAACTCCGGCGTGCTCTATGACCCGGTCGTCGCCGACATCGTCATCCAGTTGCAGAGCGGAGAGCTGCTCCGTCACCGGCTGGAGTGCGAGGGCCGGCAAGTGCTCGTCGTCGAGCCGGACGAGACGGCGCGCGGCGAGCTGCTGGAGGCAGTGCTGAAGCAGGGCCTGGTGGCCCACGCGCTCTCCACGCAGGAAGGCGCGCAGGACGGACTGGCCCGGCAGGACTGCGACGTGCTGGTGGTGAGCCTGAGGCTGGGACAGCAGGAGGTGCTGGACCTGCTTCAGCAGGCCCGCTCGACGCCGGAGACCGCGGGTCTTCCCATCGCCGTGGTGGGCGAGCCGGATGCCCCCACGCGCGAGCGGCTGTTGATGGGCGGCGCGTCGGAGTTGCTGCCTCCCGGGGACAAGGCCGTGGTGGCCAAGGCGGTGCGCGCGCTCCTGGAGGACCGGGTGCTGCACAACGGCCCGGGCCGCGTGGTGCGTGGCAGCTTCGACGAGCTTCCCCCGCGCGAGCTGCTGCGCACGCTGGGCGGTGGCAAGAAGAGCGGCAAGCTCCAGCTTCGTCAGCACACGCTGGAGGGCTCGCTCCACCTCGAGGGTGGCCGCGTCGTCTTCGCGTCCTTCGGTGGCCACACGGGAGAGCCGGCGCTTCAGGCGCTGCTGAAGCTGAAGCAGGCCGACTTCCAGTACGACCCGGATGCGCTGCTGCTGGACGTGCCGCAGATGGACCAGGACCTTCAGGCCCTGGCCGGCGGCCTCACCGCAGCGTGA
- a CDS encoding NRDE family protein, producing MCTLVILRQVHPEWPLVLAANRDEFFARPATGPQVLLESPRAVGGRDVERGGTWMGVTNEGLFVGLTNQRGGRGQGSAPRSRGEVVLKALQAGNVEAIERYLDTLSGEDFLPFNLLYGDARTLRVAYARTGQSRLRREDVPPGVHVLPNDDLDSPTLPKVERAKQLATPLVHQPWPIVEAGLKALLADNQLPPLEQVPVSPAGEAFPRDFLQQLQALCIHTPTYGTRSSAIVALAPGRVGHYLASDTPPSQGPWRDVTALLDAPRPPA from the coding sequence ATGTGTACCCTCGTCATTCTTCGCCAGGTCCACCCCGAATGGCCGCTGGTGCTCGCGGCCAACCGGGATGAGTTCTTCGCGCGCCCGGCGACAGGCCCCCAGGTCCTGCTGGAGTCTCCCCGCGCCGTGGGGGGACGAGACGTAGAGCGAGGGGGGACCTGGATGGGAGTCACTAACGAAGGGCTCTTCGTCGGACTGACCAACCAGCGCGGGGGACGGGGACAGGGCTCGGCGCCCCGCTCGCGGGGAGAGGTGGTGCTCAAGGCCCTCCAGGCGGGCAACGTCGAGGCCATCGAGCGCTACCTGGACACCCTGTCCGGAGAGGACTTCCTCCCCTTCAACCTCCTCTACGGCGATGCCCGCACCCTCCGGGTGGCGTACGCCCGGACCGGCCAGTCACGGCTGCGGCGCGAGGACGTCCCGCCCGGCGTCCACGTCCTTCCCAATGACGACCTGGATTCCCCCACCCTGCCCAAGGTCGAGCGGGCGAAGCAGCTGGCCACGCCGCTGGTGCATCAGCCCTGGCCCATCGTCGAGGCGGGCTTGAAGGCCCTGCTGGCGGACAACCAACTCCCTCCGCTGGAGCAGGTGCCCGTCTCGCCCGCGGGCGAAGCGTTCCCGCGCGACTTCCTCCAGCAACTCCAGGCGCTGTGCATCCACACGCCCACCTACGGCACGCGCTCCTCCGCCATCGTCGCGCTCGCGCCGGGGCGCGTGGGGCACTACCTGGCGAGCGACACGCCCCCAAGCCAGGGCCCGTGGCGCGACGTCACGGCGTTGCTTGATGCGCCTCGCCCTCCGGCCTGA
- a CDS encoding class I SAM-dependent rRNA methyltransferase, producing the protein MLSTYLSRDAARRLRHGAPWLRREDIVSMEGTPEPGELVQLRDEDGVVLGLGDVDLEASLAVRRLGLPDESVEGLIPRHLRHAFERRGRLVDDPRFCRVVNDDGDGLPGLIVDRYDAHFVVQTLTRSMDARHQDITRALVEVTGAGSVLLRNDTPRRRALGLPTQRPHVLYGTPPRWCRLLELGARFTVDLTYGLGTGYAYDQRELRRVVGRMAWDGRVLDVNCNVGGLFVHAGLHGARHILAFDADADTGDLARENAEANGLLGRVFVEKGTALQALRAVRETFDLVLLDTSRVASPEEFVEHIQYALRRTRHGGRLLVVGYHPPLPLGGFDELVATACEAEARIATRLARPGLPPDHPTLVGSPGAEYLDAVALEVT; encoded by the coding sequence TTGCTCAGCACCTATCTGTCCCGGGATGCCGCCCGCCGTCTGCGCCATGGAGCTCCGTGGCTGCGTCGCGAGGACATCGTGTCGATGGAAGGCACGCCCGAACCCGGCGAGCTCGTGCAGCTCCGGGATGAGGACGGCGTGGTGCTGGGCCTGGGCGACGTGGACCTGGAGGCCTCGCTCGCGGTGCGTCGGCTGGGGCTCCCGGACGAATCCGTGGAAGGCCTCATCCCCCGCCACCTCCGGCACGCCTTCGAGCGGCGCGGCCGGCTGGTCGACGACCCACGCTTCTGCCGGGTGGTGAACGATGACGGAGATGGCCTGCCCGGCCTCATCGTGGACCGGTACGACGCCCACTTCGTGGTCCAGACCCTCACGCGCTCCATGGACGCGCGCCACCAGGACATCACCCGCGCGCTGGTGGAAGTGACGGGCGCGGGCTCGGTGCTGCTGCGCAATGACACTCCGCGCCGGCGCGCGCTGGGCCTGCCGACACAGAGGCCCCACGTGCTCTACGGCACTCCGCCCCGCTGGTGCCGGCTCCTGGAGCTGGGGGCCCGCTTCACCGTGGACCTCACCTATGGCCTGGGCACCGGCTACGCGTATGACCAGCGCGAGCTGCGGCGGGTCGTCGGCCGCATGGCCTGGGATGGACGGGTGCTGGACGTCAACTGCAACGTGGGCGGCCTCTTCGTCCACGCGGGGCTGCACGGGGCCCGGCACATCCTGGCCTTCGACGCGGACGCGGACACCGGGGACCTGGCCCGGGAGAACGCCGAGGCCAATGGCCTGCTCGGCCGGGTGTTCGTGGAGAAGGGAACCGCGCTCCAGGCCCTGCGCGCCGTGCGAGAGACCTTCGACCTGGTCCTGCTGGACACGTCCCGCGTGGCCTCGCCCGAGGAGTTCGTCGAACACATCCAGTACGCGCTGCGTCGCACCCGCCATGGGGGTCGGCTGCTCGTGGTCGGCTATCACCCACCACTCCCCCTGGGGGGGTTCGACGAGCTGGTCGCCACGGCCTGTGAAGCCGAGGCGCGCATCGCCACCCGGCTGGCCCGCCCGGGGCTCCCACCAGACCACCCCACGCTCGTGGGTTCCCCTGGCGCCGAGTACCTCGACGCGGTGGCACTGGAAGTCACCTGA
- a CDS encoding NAD(P)/FAD-dependent oxidoreductase: protein MAYRVNNIGLWLDEPEELLGQRAAEKLGVTRSDLASVRVVRSVLDARKKGSPRYIYTLEVELAPGRKPKQLPPDVGEAPPPLEPLAPVKPPEKWPIIIGTGPAGLFCALGLLERGVRSILLERGREVVTRRKDVAKLMRDGTLDPESNMNFGEGGAGAYTDGKLSTRINHPMVRKVIEAFARYGAPDHILIEGKPHIGSDLLPGAVARLREELIAGGCEVHFEQRVDDLLYRDGHIAGVKLADGRTLESDRVILAPGNSARELYERFAADGRVLVEAKPFALGFRAEHPQTLINSIQYGNAAKNPKLPPADYKLAENLDVDGEVRGVYSFCMCPGGIVVPTPTEDGLQCTNGMSNSRRNARYANAGIVVSVSVADFEREGFHGPLAGLLFQRHWEQKAYELGGGRFFAPAQTIPDYLAGRLTKDPGGTSYRPGLAHVDLNRLFPARLTTSIKQALRTFDRKMRGFISDEGKLIGIESRTSSPVRITRGEDLQSVSMRGLYPAGEGCGYAGGIVSSAIDGLRVAEQIATELA from the coding sequence ATGGCGTATCGGGTGAACAACATCGGGCTGTGGCTGGACGAGCCGGAGGAGCTGCTCGGTCAGCGGGCCGCGGAGAAGCTGGGTGTCACCCGGTCCGACCTGGCCTCGGTGCGGGTGGTGCGTTCGGTTCTGGACGCTCGGAAGAAGGGCAGCCCGCGCTACATCTACACGCTGGAGGTGGAGCTGGCTCCCGGCCGCAAGCCGAAGCAGCTTCCTCCCGACGTGGGCGAGGCGCCGCCTCCGCTCGAGCCCCTCGCGCCGGTGAAGCCTCCGGAGAAGTGGCCGATCATCATCGGCACCGGGCCCGCGGGATTGTTCTGCGCGCTGGGGCTGCTGGAGCGCGGCGTGCGCAGCATCCTGCTGGAGCGCGGCCGCGAGGTGGTGACGCGCCGCAAGGACGTCGCGAAGCTGATGCGCGACGGCACGCTGGACCCGGAGAGCAACATGAACTTCGGGGAAGGCGGCGCCGGCGCCTATACGGACGGCAAGCTGTCCACGCGCATCAACCACCCCATGGTGCGCAAGGTCATCGAGGCCTTCGCCCGCTACGGCGCGCCGGACCACATCCTCATCGAGGGCAAGCCGCACATCGGCTCGGACCTGCTTCCGGGCGCGGTGGCCCGCCTGCGCGAGGAGCTCATCGCCGGCGGCTGCGAGGTGCACTTCGAGCAGCGCGTGGATGACCTGCTCTACCGCGACGGGCACATCGCGGGCGTGAAGCTGGCGGATGGACGCACGCTGGAGAGCGACCGCGTCATCCTCGCGCCCGGCAATTCCGCGAGAGAGCTGTACGAGCGCTTCGCCGCCGACGGCCGCGTCCTCGTGGAGGCCAAGCCCTTCGCGCTCGGCTTCCGCGCCGAGCACCCGCAGACGCTCATCAACAGCATCCAGTACGGCAACGCGGCGAAGAATCCCAAGCTGCCCCCGGCCGACTACAAGCTGGCGGAGAACCTGGACGTCGACGGCGAGGTGCGCGGCGTCTACTCGTTCTGCATGTGCCCCGGCGGCATCGTGGTGCCCACGCCCACCGAGGACGGCCTGCAGTGCACCAACGGCATGTCCAACTCGCGTCGCAACGCGCGCTACGCCAACGCCGGCATCGTCGTCTCCGTCTCCGTCGCGGACTTCGAGCGCGAGGGCTTCCACGGGCCGCTGGCGGGCTTGCTGTTCCAGCGCCACTGGGAACAGAAGGCGTATGAGCTGGGCGGGGGCCGCTTCTTCGCTCCGGCGCAGACCATCCCCGACTATCTGGCGGGCCGTCTGACGAAGGACCCGGGTGGCACCAGCTACCGGCCGGGCCTGGCGCACGTGGACCTCAACCGGCTCTTCCCCGCGCGGCTCACCACGTCCATCAAGCAGGCGCTCCGCACGTTCGACCGGAAGATGCGCGGCTTCATCAGCGACGAGGGCAAGCTCATCGGCATCGAGAGCCGGACCTCGTCCCCGGTGCGCATCACCCGAGGCGAGGACCTGCAGTCGGTGTCCATGCGGGGCCTGTACCCGGCGGGTGAGGGGTGCGGCTACGCGGGTGGCATCGTCTCGTCGGCCATTGATGGATTGCGCGTCGCGGAGCAGATTGCCACCGAGCTGGCGTGA
- a CDS encoding 3'-5' exoribonuclease YhaM family protein, with amino-acid sequence MTNENVQETATPTPAGSVETVRKVYAADLREKDRVNTVFRVTKKEKVTARSGKVFLAMSLADKSGEVDARVFDKVDALEPAFQSGDYVLITGSVIQFHGRTQIVVEAVERLDPEPLDPKEFEPPPAPPPEAKAAPEAKPAPEPKPAVEKSEKADRTEARHEGGGGARAVGLIREIVNERVNDPFVKQLLLAFLDDSQVAAGLQVAPAAKGMHHAWRGGLAEHLLSVMRLTLRVADHYPMADRDLLLAGALLHDVMKVAEISSDKGFDYTDEGKLVGHLVMTAQKIREKTLAIPGFPPLLEQHITHLVIAHHGQLEYGSPKVPVTLEAHIVHALDSLDSRIASWLEAMQRDPNEKWTDVQRHYERQLWKGPMPTVRGRAPVEGGGRRKSREEKRKARGDKAPQQTEASSPAAEGTAPAPRAEQQPQQRPPRKERPPREERPPREERQAREERPPREERPPRPPREDRPPREERPPRDSSTLPKELTFKPFSTLTSIPPASKNGEGSSES; translated from the coding sequence ATGACCAACGAAAACGTCCAAGAGACCGCGACCCCCACCCCGGCAGGTTCCGTCGAGACCGTCCGCAAGGTGTACGCGGCCGACCTGCGTGAGAAGGACCGCGTCAACACTGTCTTCCGTGTCACCAAGAAGGAGAAGGTGACGGCCCGGAGCGGCAAGGTGTTCCTGGCCATGTCGCTCGCCGACAAGAGCGGCGAGGTGGATGCGCGTGTCTTCGACAAGGTGGACGCTCTCGAGCCCGCCTTCCAGTCTGGCGACTACGTCCTCATCACGGGCAGCGTCATCCAGTTCCATGGCCGCACCCAGATCGTCGTGGAGGCCGTGGAGCGACTGGACCCCGAGCCCCTGGACCCCAAGGAGTTCGAGCCGCCCCCGGCGCCTCCCCCGGAGGCCAAGGCCGCCCCCGAGGCGAAGCCCGCTCCCGAGCCCAAGCCCGCCGTCGAGAAGAGCGAGAAGGCCGATAGGACCGAGGCCCGGCACGAGGGCGGCGGTGGCGCCCGCGCCGTGGGGCTCATCCGTGAAATCGTCAACGAGCGGGTGAATGACCCGTTCGTGAAGCAGCTCCTCCTGGCGTTCCTGGACGACTCGCAGGTGGCCGCGGGGCTTCAGGTGGCGCCGGCGGCCAAGGGCATGCACCACGCGTGGCGTGGGGGCCTGGCCGAGCACCTCCTGTCGGTGATGCGGCTGACGCTGCGGGTGGCGGACCACTACCCCATGGCGGACCGCGACCTGCTGCTGGCCGGCGCGCTGCTGCACGACGTGATGAAGGTCGCCGAAATCTCGTCGGACAAGGGCTTCGACTACACCGACGAGGGCAAGCTCGTGGGCCACCTGGTCATGACGGCCCAGAAGATTCGCGAGAAGACGCTGGCCATCCCCGGCTTCCCGCCGCTGCTGGAGCAGCACATCACGCACCTGGTCATCGCCCACCACGGTCAGCTCGAGTACGGCAGCCCCAAGGTGCCGGTGACGCTGGAGGCGCACATCGTCCACGCGCTGGACTCGCTGGACTCGCGCATCGCCTCGTGGCTGGAGGCCATGCAGCGCGACCCCAACGAGAAGTGGACGGACGTGCAGCGCCACTACGAGCGGCAGCTCTGGAAGGGGCCCATGCCCACCGTCCGGGGCCGCGCGCCCGTCGAGGGTGGCGGCCGCCGCAAGTCGCGCGAGGAGAAGCGCAAGGCCCGTGGAGACAAGGCCCCGCAGCAGACGGAAGCCTCCTCCCCCGCCGCCGAGGGCACCGCGCCGGCGCCCCGCGCCGAGCAGCAGCCACAGCAGCGTCCTCCCCGGAAGGAGCGTCCGCCCCGTGAGGAGCGTCCCCCTCGCGAGGAGCGCCAGGCGCGTGAGGAACGTCCCCCTCGCGAGGAGCGCCCGCCGCGCCCACCTCGTGAGGACCGTCCGCCGCGCGAGGAGCGTCCTCCTCGTGACTCGAGCACGCTGCCCAAGGAGCTGACCTTCAAGCCGTTCAGCACGCTGACGTCGATACCGCCCGCCTCCAAGAACGGCGAGGGCTCTTCGGAAAGCTGA
- a CDS encoding HEAT repeat domain-containing protein, whose amino-acid sequence MTDWRAERDRALLTLEREKRPAFRAEAAEQLHHLAAEAPARAADFMDVLPRLLGDAQPEVKRSGVALATVVLPLEEMTALLIARLRDEESLVRLEATGRLADLARPELRGALAGMLEDSVPEVRFEAARGIAALKHPAGLEVLIEALDADLLRFRALGALAELEDARALPAVKRLFGRWLLPAFDRTQAAGVLAKLGDADGVAHLLQRSRKKWSQDRALAVELLGEVKAPGALERLKVILDDVKDSSRGAAARGLGRLGDAKALPWLVALLQDTSAQEEDRLDAADGLWRLGGPESREHVRAAVNTFTSPEARQELEELFQEDT is encoded by the coding sequence GTGACGGATTGGCGTGCGGAGCGGGACCGGGCCTTGCTGACGCTGGAGCGCGAGAAGCGTCCGGCGTTCCGAGCGGAGGCGGCCGAACAGCTTCATCACCTCGCGGCGGAAGCCCCCGCGCGAGCCGCGGACTTCATGGACGTGCTGCCGCGCCTGCTCGGGGATGCGCAGCCGGAGGTGAAGCGCTCCGGTGTGGCATTGGCCACGGTGGTGCTTCCTCTCGAGGAGATGACGGCGCTCCTCATCGCCCGGCTGCGAGACGAGGAGTCCCTGGTGCGGCTGGAGGCCACCGGAAGGCTGGCGGACCTGGCTCGGCCGGAGCTGCGCGGGGCCCTGGCGGGCATGCTCGAAGACTCTGTCCCGGAGGTCCGCTTCGAGGCCGCGCGAGGCATCGCCGCCCTCAAGCATCCCGCGGGACTCGAGGTGCTCATCGAGGCCCTCGACGCGGACCTGCTGCGCTTCCGCGCCCTGGGGGCCCTGGCGGAGCTCGAGGACGCACGCGCGCTCCCCGCAGTGAAGCGCTTGTTCGGTCGCTGGCTGCTGCCTGCCTTCGACAGGACCCAGGCCGCCGGTGTCCTCGCGAAGCTGGGCGATGCGGATGGCGTCGCGCACCTGCTCCAGCGCTCGCGCAAGAAGTGGAGCCAGGACCGGGCCCTCGCCGTGGAGCTGCTCGGTGAGGTGAAGGCCCCGGGTGCGCTGGAGCGCTTGAAGGTCATCCTCGACGACGTGAAGGACTCCTCCCGAGGCGCCGCCGCGCGGGGCCTGGGACGCCTGGGTGACGCGAAGGCGCTGCCCTGGCTGGTCGCACTCCTCCAGGACACGAGTGCCCAGGAGGAAGACCGGCTGGACGCGGCCGATGGGCTGTGGCGCCTGGGAGGGCCCGAGAGCCGCGAGCACGTGCGCGCGGCGGTGAACACCTTCACCTCGCCAGAGGCGCGGCAGGAATTGGAAGAGCTGTTTCAGGAGGACACATGA